The proteins below are encoded in one region of Elusimicrobiota bacterium:
- a CDS encoding OmpA family protein → MRYFMVVGLVCFIFFSACQTLSVKPEPAKDRLGFMPSGQPFKPFPVITDRQPRQSHYVASGYMGDSDLSLSGAYVKTPSANGPCLRVNYRASGVKGWSGIYWQDPADNWGDRPGRTGYDLRGATKLTFWARGQKGGEKVREFKVGGLFGQYPDSDVASIIDIRLTQDWRKYAIDLTGKDLRHIIGGFCFVVIKAENPGGATFYLNDVFYEGLEPPSAHSEGAETVSAKVAEPVLAPPVVPSTVSVSSPLPESIPVPAVPVLSTTTTTKDLKIKETRKGLRVSFSSQFLFAPGQAELASGSSRILEQLSALLSAYPSNRVLIEGHSDNTGASSLNLKLSQLRAEAVRDYLIKKGGYEASRFRVMGYGATRPVADNDTKVGRALNRRVEVTILKSVNE, encoded by the coding sequence ATGCGATACTTCATGGTTGTTGGCCTGGTGTGTTTTATATTTTTCAGTGCATGCCAAACCCTGTCTGTCAAACCAGAACCGGCAAAAGACCGGCTTGGGTTCATGCCGTCCGGACAGCCGTTTAAGCCTTTTCCTGTCATTACGGACCGACAGCCCCGCCAATCGCATTATGTGGCATCCGGCTACATGGGGGACAGTGATTTGTCTCTTTCCGGGGCGTATGTGAAGACTCCGTCGGCCAATGGGCCCTGCTTACGGGTGAATTACCGGGCCAGCGGTGTCAAAGGATGGTCCGGCATTTACTGGCAAGACCCGGCGGATAACTGGGGAGACCGGCCGGGCCGGACCGGGTATGACCTTCGCGGAGCCACCAAGCTGACGTTCTGGGCGCGGGGCCAGAAGGGCGGAGAAAAGGTGCGGGAGTTCAAAGTCGGAGGATTATTCGGGCAATACCCTGATTCCGATGTGGCTTCGATCATCGATATTCGTCTGACCCAGGACTGGCGGAAGTACGCCATCGATTTAACGGGCAAGGATTTGCGGCATATCATCGGTGGTTTTTGTTTTGTGGTCATCAAAGCGGAAAATCCAGGCGGAGCGACCTTCTATTTGAATGATGTTTTCTATGAAGGATTGGAACCCCCTTCTGCCCACTCGGAAGGCGCGGAAACGGTGTCTGCCAAAGTGGCCGAACCCGTCCTGGCTCCGCCCGTTGTTCCCTCGACGGTTTCGGTGAGCAGTCCTTTGCCGGAATCGATTCCTGTGCCGGCCGTTCCGGTCCTTTCAACGACGACCACAACAAAAGATCTCAAGATCAAGGAAACGCGCAAAGGCCTTCGCGTGAGCTTCAGCTCCCAGTTCTTGTTCGCTCCGGGCCAGGCGGAACTGGCATCCGGAAGCAGCCGGATTCTGGAACAGCTGTCCGCGCTTCTGAGCGCTTACCCCTCCAATCGCGTCTTGATCGAAGGACATTCCGACAACACCGGAGCGTCCAGCCTGAATCTGAAGTTGTCTCAGTTGCGCGCCGAAGCGGTCCGGGATTATCTCATTAAGAAGGGTGGTTATGAGGCTTCCCGGTTCCGTGTCATGGGGTATGGAGCCACTCGTCCGGTTGCGGATAATGACACCAAGGTCGGACGCGCTTTGAACCGGCGCGTTGAGGTCACTATTTTGAAGAGTGTGAACGAATGA